Proteins encoded in a region of the Streptomyces sp. NBC_00258 genome:
- the accA gene encoding acetyl-CoA carboxylase carboxyl transferase subunit alpha, which translates to MTAPADAAPVAADWWLCDHCRRPVYAKRLARSGGVCPECGHHRRLSARERLGQLLDPDSAEPFHLPHALDDAHSFTDTRPYHERLAEARERTGLDEAAIAARGRIAGTDVAVVAMEFGFMGGSLSGGLGELITLTAEMALAERRPLIIACASGGARMQEGLVSLMQMAKTSQALLALDEAGILTVSVITDPVFGGVAASFATLCDVIVAEPGARMGFAGPRVIQRTIGERLPENFQRAEFLLEHGQVDVVAPRGELRATLGRLLGALAPGEHTGTESGGRDTVLLTDPDEVPDLDAWQAVRLARNLDRPTTLDYVDLLVDDFQELHGDRIGADCPATVGGVGVLDGRPVMVIGQQKGHTAAALRKRNFGMPVPAGYRKAARLMRLAAKTGIPVLTLVDTSGAYPGVEAERGGQAAAIAENLRLMSGLPVPIVAVIISEGGSGGALGLAVADRVLALGNAVYSVISPEGCAAILWRDPDAAPRAARELGLHAHALLARGVVDGVVPEPGSGAHSDHQETAERLAAAVRPLLDELRELTAGQLLAQRRARFRRFGGQAPTHRPTPER; encoded by the coding sequence ATGACCGCCCCGGCCGACGCGGCCCCGGTCGCCGCCGACTGGTGGTTGTGCGACCACTGCAGGCGCCCCGTCTACGCCAAGCGACTCGCCCGCAGCGGCGGCGTCTGCCCGGAGTGCGGCCACCACCGACGGCTGTCGGCCCGGGAGCGGCTCGGCCAACTCCTCGATCCGGACTCGGCCGAGCCCTTCCACTTACCGCATGCCCTGGACGACGCCCACAGCTTTACCGACACCCGGCCCTACCACGAGCGGCTGGCCGAGGCACGTGAGCGCACCGGCCTCGACGAGGCGGCGATCGCGGCGCGGGGCCGTATCGCGGGGACGGATGTCGCGGTCGTCGCCATGGAGTTCGGTTTCATGGGCGGCAGCCTCAGCGGCGGCCTGGGTGAACTCATCACGCTCACCGCCGAGATGGCCCTGGCCGAGCGGCGGCCGCTGATCATCGCCTGCGCGTCCGGGGGGGCACGTATGCAGGAGGGGCTGGTGTCGCTGATGCAGATGGCGAAGACCAGCCAGGCCCTGCTCGCCCTCGACGAGGCGGGCATCCTCACCGTCTCCGTCATCACCGATCCGGTGTTCGGGGGAGTGGCGGCGTCGTTCGCCACGCTCTGCGATGTGATCGTGGCCGAACCCGGCGCCCGGATGGGCTTCGCGGGCCCCCGAGTGATCCAGCGCACCATCGGCGAGCGGCTGCCGGAGAACTTCCAGCGTGCGGAGTTCCTGCTGGAGCACGGGCAGGTCGACGTGGTCGCGCCGCGGGGCGAACTGCGCGCCACACTCGGGCGGTTGCTGGGCGCTCTGGCGCCCGGGGAGCACACGGGAACGGAATCCGGCGGGCGTGACACCGTCTTGCTCACCGACCCGGACGAGGTGCCCGACCTCGACGCCTGGCAGGCCGTACGGCTCGCCAGGAACCTCGACCGCCCCACCACTCTCGACTACGTCGACCTCCTCGTCGATGACTTCCAGGAACTTCACGGCGACCGCATCGGCGCCGACTGCCCGGCCACGGTCGGCGGGGTCGGCGTCCTCGACGGCCGGCCCGTGATGGTCATCGGCCAGCAGAAGGGACATACCGCGGCCGCGCTGCGGAAACGGAACTTCGGCATGCCGGTGCCTGCCGGCTACCGCAAGGCCGCCCGCCTGATGCGCCTCGCGGCCAAGACGGGCATCCCGGTACTGACCCTGGTCGACACCAGCGGTGCGTACCCGGGGGTCGAGGCGGAACGCGGCGGCCAGGCCGCCGCCATCGCGGAGAACCTGCGGCTGATGTCCGGGCTGCCCGTGCCGATCGTCGCCGTGATCATCTCCGAAGGTGGCAGCGGAGGCGCCCTCGGGCTCGCCGTGGCCGACCGGGTGCTCGCGCTCGGCAATGCCGTCTACTCGGTGATCAGTCCCGAGGGCTGCGCCGCAATCCTGTGGCGCGACCCCGACGCTGCGCCCCGCGCCGCTCGTGAACTCGGGCTGCACGCACACGCTCTGCTCGCCCGGGGGGTCGTCGACGGAGTCGTCCCCGAGCCCGGGAGCGGGGCCCACAGCGACCACCAGGAGACGGCCGAGCGCCTCGCCGCCGCCGTACGGCCCCTGCTGGACGAACTGAGAGAGCTGACCGCCGGTCAACTGCTGGCTCAACGGCGAGCCCGGTTCCGCAGGTTCGGCGGACAGGCGCCCACCCACCGCCCGACGCCAGAAAGGTAG
- a CDS encoding beta-ketoacyl-[acyl-carrier-protein] synthase family protein produces MARDVVITGLGVVAPGGIGSKPFWDLLVSGRTATRTITHFDASPFRSTVGAECDFDAEAEGLTTEEAGRLDRATQFALVATREAVGDSGLDVQELDPYRTGVTLGSAVGCTTSLEREYAVASHGGRDWLVDPDLAVPHLYDYYVPSSMAAEVAWSVGAQGPCSVVSTGCTSGLDAVGHAVRLIEEGSADVMITGGTDAPISPITVACFDAIRATTPRNDEPATASRPFDRSRNGFVLGEGCAVFVLEERERARARGAHVYAGVAGYASRCNAFHMTGLRPDGKEMAAAIETALAEARVAADEVSYINAHGSGTKQNDRHETAAFKKALGEHARRTPVSSIKSMIGHSLGAIGSVELAACALAMENGAVPPTANLHEPDPECDLDYVPLVAREAQLDVVLSVGSGFGGFQSAMVLTGPGRAER; encoded by the coding sequence ATGGCCCGTGACGTAGTGATAACCGGGTTGGGCGTGGTCGCTCCGGGAGGCATCGGCAGCAAACCGTTCTGGGACCTGCTCGTATCCGGCCGTACCGCGACCCGCACCATCACCCACTTCGACGCCTCGCCCTTTCGCTCGACCGTCGGCGCCGAGTGCGACTTCGACGCGGAGGCGGAGGGACTGACGACCGAGGAGGCTGGCCGGCTCGACCGGGCCACCCAGTTCGCACTGGTGGCGACGCGCGAGGCGGTGGGCGACAGCGGCCTCGACGTGCAGGAACTGGACCCGTACCGCACGGGCGTCACCCTGGGCAGCGCGGTGGGCTGCACGACCAGCCTGGAACGCGAGTACGCCGTCGCCAGCCACGGGGGCCGCGACTGGCTCGTCGACCCCGACCTCGCGGTCCCGCACCTCTACGACTACTACGTGCCCAGTTCGATGGCGGCGGAGGTGGCCTGGAGCGTCGGTGCGCAGGGCCCGTGTTCCGTGGTCTCCACGGGCTGCACCTCCGGGCTCGACGCCGTCGGCCACGCCGTACGGCTCATCGAGGAGGGCTCCGCGGACGTCATGATCACAGGCGGTACCGACGCGCCCATCTCGCCCATCACGGTCGCCTGCTTCGACGCGATCAGGGCGACCACGCCCCGCAACGACGAACCGGCCACCGCCTCACGGCCGTTCGACCGCAGCCGCAACGGCTTCGTGCTCGGTGAGGGCTGCGCGGTCTTCGTCCTGGAGGAGCGGGAGCGTGCGCGGGCCCGCGGTGCCCATGTCTACGCGGGCGTCGCAGGATACGCCTCCCGCTGCAACGCCTTCCACATGACGGGGCTGCGCCCGGACGGCAAGGAGATGGCCGCGGCCATCGAGACGGCCCTCGCGGAGGCGCGGGTGGCGGCCGACGAGGTCAGCTACATCAACGCGCACGGCTCCGGCACCAAGCAGAACGACCGGCACGAGACCGCCGCGTTCAAGAAGGCGCTCGGTGAACACGCCCGACGCACACCGGTCAGCTCCATTAAGTCGATGATCGGCCACTCCCTCGGCGCGATCGGCTCCGTCGAACTCGCGGCCTGCGCGCTCGCTATGGAGAACGGAGCGGTCCCGCCGACGGCGAACCTGCACGAGCCCGATCCGGAATGCGACCTTGACTATGTGCCGCTGGTCGCACGGGAGGCACAGCTCGACGTCGTCCTCAGCGTCGGCAGCGGATTCGGCGGCTTCCAGAGCGCGATGGTACTCACCGGGCCCGGTCGGGCGGAGCGGTGA
- a CDS encoding acetyl-CoA carboxylase biotin carboxylase subunit encodes MFRTVLIANRGEIALRVARACRELGIRVAVVYSTEDTDSEVVRYADEAVRIGPGAAQASYLSIPAVMEAARRTGAEAIHPGYGFLSENADFAEVCAAEGITFIGPPPEVMEALGDKSTCRALMADAGLPLLPGTLDPVSSPREAEVLAAEIGFPVVVKAVSGGGGRGIGVAHSAAEFPAVYRETRRHAAAVFGDGRVYLERYLESARHVEIQVLADRFGNVIHLGERDCSVQRRHQKLIEEAPAPGLDEDVVAAMAEHAVQGAKAAGYVGAGTFEFLYDGRGRFYFMEVNCRIQVEHPVTELVTGVDLVHEQLWIAAGHPLRIGRQDVVPRGCAVECRINAEDADRDFVPTPGLIDELALPSGPFVRVDTHVRSGSRISVFYDPLLAKVTVWAPDRKLALARMGRALDEVRLEGKGIRTTAGFLRSVVDSGEFSTARHDTGLVGRLLEPRPVAGEGRVTAPSHAQQPPKAS; translated from the coding sequence GTGTTCCGCACCGTGCTGATCGCCAACCGGGGCGAGATAGCCCTGCGCGTCGCGCGCGCCTGCCGGGAACTGGGCATCCGGGTCGCCGTGGTGTACTCCACCGAGGACACCGACAGCGAGGTCGTACGGTACGCCGACGAGGCGGTCCGGATCGGGCCCGGGGCGGCGCAGGCCAGCTACCTCAGCATCCCGGCGGTCATGGAGGCCGCGCGCCGCACCGGCGCGGAGGCCATCCATCCGGGCTACGGATTCCTCTCCGAGAACGCCGACTTCGCCGAGGTGTGCGCCGCCGAGGGCATCACCTTCATCGGTCCGCCCCCGGAGGTGATGGAGGCGCTCGGTGACAAGTCCACCTGCCGTGCTCTCATGGCCGACGCCGGGCTGCCCCTGCTCCCTGGCACGCTGGATCCTGTCTCCTCTCCCCGTGAGGCCGAGGTGCTCGCCGCCGAGATCGGCTTCCCCGTGGTCGTCAAGGCGGTCTCGGGCGGCGGCGGCCGCGGCATCGGGGTGGCGCACAGCGCGGCCGAGTTCCCCGCCGTCTACCGGGAGACCCGTCGTCACGCCGCCGCTGTCTTCGGGGACGGCCGGGTCTACCTGGAGCGCTACCTAGAGTCCGCGCGACATGTCGAGATCCAGGTGCTAGCCGACCGGTTCGGCAACGTGATCCACCTCGGGGAGCGCGACTGCTCGGTGCAACGCCGCCACCAGAAGCTGATCGAGGAGGCTCCGGCGCCCGGCCTGGACGAGGACGTCGTGGCCGCGATGGCGGAACACGCCGTCCAGGGCGCCAAGGCGGCCGGCTACGTCGGCGCGGGCACCTTCGAGTTCCTCTACGACGGCAGGGGCCGGTTCTACTTCATGGAGGTTAACTGCCGTATCCAGGTGGAGCATCCGGTCACCGAACTGGTCACCGGCGTCGACCTGGTCCACGAGCAGCTCTGGATCGCCGCTGGCCATCCGCTGCGGATCGGCCGACAGGACGTCGTGCCCCGCGGCTGCGCGGTCGAATGCCGCATCAACGCCGAGGATGCCGACCGGGATTTCGTTCCGACCCCCGGACTCATCGACGAACTCGCCCTGCCCTCGGGCCCGTTCGTACGCGTGGACACCCACGTGCGCAGCGGTTCGCGTATCTCCGTCTTCTACGACCCGCTGCTTGCCAAGGTCACCGTCTGGGCGCCCGACCGGAAACTTGCGCTGGCTCGCATGGGCCGCGCACTGGACGAGGTCCGTCTCGAGGGCAAGGGCATACGGACCACGGCGGGTTTCCTCCGCTCGGTCGTCGACAGCGGTGAGTTCAGCACGGCCCGGCACGACACCGGGCTCGTCGGCCGGCTCCTGGAGCCGCGCCCGGTTGCCGGGGAGGGCCGTGTCACGGCGCCTTCTCATGCGCAACAGCCACCGAAAGCCTCGTAG
- a CDS encoding acyl carrier protein, translated as MPDLTLDELARILRECAGEGENADIEGEFENVLFADLGYDSLAVLEMAARLKQDYGIELTDEEVTEVGTPGRLLELARRQIAATS; from the coding sequence ATGCCAGACTTGACCCTCGACGAGCTTGCCCGCATCCTGCGCGAGTGCGCGGGAGAAGGCGAGAACGCTGACATCGAGGGCGAGTTCGAGAACGTCCTCTTCGCCGACCTCGGCTACGACTCACTGGCGGTCCTGGAGATGGCCGCACGGCTCAAGCAGGACTACGGCATCGAGCTGACCGACGAAGAGGTCACCGAGGTCGGTACGCCGGGACGGCTCCTCGAACTCGCCAGGCGGCAGATCGCCGCCACCTCATGA
- a CDS encoding glucose-1-phosphate thymidylyltransferase: MKALVLSGGSGTRLRPITHTLAKQLVPVGNKPVLFHGLEAIAAAGVTETAIVVGDTRAQIEAAVGDGSRFGLDVTYVWQREPLGLAHAVKTARDFLGEDDFVMYLGDNVVFDGITDFVERFRESRPAAQIMLARVDDPGQFGVAEVSADGRVTGLQEKPRRPRSDLAVVGVYLFSAAVHKAVAEIEPSARGELEITDAIQWLIDHDLRTDAAVMTGYWKDTGNVPDMLEVNRLVLRDLEPSNAGLVLDSEISGRVVVGPGARVTGSVIVGPAVIGAGATVTNSRIGPCTSIAENCRIADSWIRDSIVMPRASITGVRPLETSLIGQDVEIIRTPEPPGAHRLVLGDRSRVQIAS; encoded by the coding sequence ATGAAAGCGCTCGTGCTTTCCGGCGGTTCAGGAACCCGGCTGCGGCCGATCACTCACACGCTGGCCAAGCAACTCGTGCCGGTGGGAAACAAGCCCGTGCTGTTCCACGGCCTGGAAGCGATCGCCGCCGCGGGGGTGACCGAGACCGCCATCGTGGTGGGCGACACCCGTGCCCAGATCGAGGCCGCCGTCGGTGACGGCTCGCGATTCGGTCTGGACGTCACCTATGTGTGGCAGCGCGAGCCGCTCGGTCTCGCCCACGCGGTGAAGACAGCCCGCGACTTCCTGGGAGAGGACGACTTCGTGATGTACCTCGGCGACAACGTCGTCTTCGACGGCATCACCGACTTCGTGGAGCGCTTCCGGGAGAGCCGACCCGCCGCGCAGATCATGCTGGCCAGGGTCGACGACCCCGGCCAGTTCGGGGTGGCCGAGGTCTCCGCCGACGGAAGGGTGACGGGACTTCAGGAAAAGCCCCGCCGTCCCCGGAGCGACCTCGCCGTGGTCGGGGTCTACCTCTTCAGCGCGGCCGTCCACAAGGCGGTCGCCGAGATCGAGCCCTCGGCCCGCGGTGAGCTGGAGATCACCGACGCGATCCAGTGGCTCATCGACCATGACCTGCGCACGGACGCCGCCGTCATGACCGGCTACTGGAAGGACACCGGCAACGTGCCCGACATGCTCGAGGTCAACCGCCTGGTGCTGCGGGACCTGGAGCCGTCCAACGCCGGGCTGGTCCTCGACAGCGAGATCAGCGGCCGGGTGGTCGTCGGCCCCGGCGCCAGGGTGACCGGTTCCGTGATCGTCGGCCCCGCGGTCATCGGCGCCGGTGCAACCGTCACCAACTCCCGTATCGGTCCCTGCACTTCGATCGCGGAGAACTGCCGCATCGCCGACAGCTGGATCCGCGACTCGATCGTCATGCCCAGGGCCTCGATCACCGGAGTACGGCCCCTGGAGACCTCACTGATCGGACAGGACGTGGAGATCATCCGCACTCCCGAGCCGCCGGGCGCGCACCGCCTGGTCCTCGGGGACCGCAGCCGAGTGCAGATCGCGTCATGA
- the rfbB gene encoding dTDP-glucose 4,6-dehydratase gives MSGPRILVTGGAGFIGSHYVHAVLAGDYPAYAGAEVTVLDKLTYAGNPANLADARCEFVWGDLCDPELLAKVVPGHDVVINFAAESHVDRSIAGSAEFVRTNVLGVQALLEACLESGTPRVVQVSTDEVYGSIDSGSWDEDAALRPRSPYAASKAGGDLVARAYAVTHGLPVSITRCGNNYGPRQFPEKVIPLFITRLLDGRKVPLYGDGGNVRDWVHVEDHCRGVQLVAERGAPGEVYHIAGTAELTNRELTGRLLAACGRDWDMVRYVADRKGHDRRYSLDDSKLRVLGFAPRISFDEGLAETVRWYAGHPEWRISQSVDQEEEY, from the coding sequence ATGAGCGGCCCTCGGATCCTCGTCACCGGCGGCGCCGGATTCATCGGCTCCCACTATGTGCACGCTGTCCTGGCCGGGGACTATCCGGCCTATGCCGGTGCGGAGGTGACCGTTCTCGACAAACTCACCTACGCGGGAAACCCGGCCAACCTGGCTGACGCGCGCTGTGAGTTCGTATGGGGCGATCTCTGTGATCCCGAACTGCTGGCCAAGGTGGTGCCCGGCCACGACGTGGTCATCAATTTCGCGGCGGAATCGCACGTCGACCGGTCCATCGCCGGCTCCGCGGAATTCGTACGGACCAACGTGCTCGGCGTCCAGGCCCTGCTGGAGGCTTGTCTGGAGTCGGGCACACCGCGCGTCGTGCAGGTCTCCACGGACGAGGTGTACGGCTCGATCGACTCCGGATCGTGGGACGAGGACGCTGCTCTGCGGCCCCGGTCGCCGTACGCGGCGTCCAAGGCCGGCGGCGACCTGGTGGCCCGCGCCTACGCGGTCACCCATGGTCTGCCCGTTTCGATCACCCGGTGCGGCAACAACTACGGGCCCCGGCAGTTCCCCGAGAAGGTCATCCCGCTCTTCATCACCAGGTTGCTCGACGGCAGGAAGGTGCCCCTCTACGGGGACGGGGGCAACGTACGCGACTGGGTGCACGTCGAGGACCACTGCCGTGGCGTGCAGCTCGTCGCCGAACGCGGAGCGCCCGGGGAGGTCTACCACATCGCCGGCACCGCCGAGCTGACCAACCGTGAGCTGACGGGGCGTCTGCTGGCGGCGTGCGGCCGCGACTGGGACATGGTGCGGTACGTCGCCGACCGCAAGGGCCATGACCGCCGCTACAGCCTCGACGACAGCAAGCTGCGTGTGCTCGGCTTCGCCCCTCGGATCTCCTTCGACGAGGGACTGGCCGAGACTGTTCGCTGGTACGCAGGTCACCCTGAGTGGCGTATCAGTCAAAGCGTCGATCAAGAAGAGGAGTATTGA
- a CDS encoding ketosynthase chain-length factor, with translation MNAAVVTGIGVVAPNGMSTEEYWNAALEARSGIRRITRFPPDRYRATLAGEISGFDPAAHLPSRLVPQTDHSTRLSLVAADEAIRDAGLDPWELPEYGVGVVTANSAGGFEFGHQELDNLWRKGPEYVSAYQSFAWFYAVNTGQISIRHALRGPSGVLVADEAGGLDALAQARRLLRRDLNAVVTGAVDGSLCPWGWIAQTAAGHLSTAEDPALAYRPFDEEAAGFVPGEGGAILVMEDEAAARMRGAPQVHGRLLGYAATFDPKPGTAPGDDASALCTAIELALADADADAGDIDAVFADAAGIPDFDRAEAAALGAVFGAREVPVAIPKTLTGRLCAGAGPLDVATALLALRDGVLPAAAYTRPSPRYGLNVVVDRPLALRMRAVLVVARGLGGFNSAMVVGGAH, from the coding sequence GTGAACGCAGCCGTCGTCACGGGCATCGGAGTCGTCGCGCCGAACGGGATGAGCACCGAGGAGTACTGGAACGCAGCCCTGGAGGCACGCTCCGGCATCCGCCGCATCACCCGCTTCCCACCCGACCGCTACCGAGCCACTCTGGCCGGCGAGATCAGCGGGTTCGACCCGGCGGCTCATCTCCCGAGCCGACTCGTCCCGCAGACCGACCACTCCACCCGACTCTCGCTCGTGGCCGCCGACGAGGCCATCCGCGACGCCGGCCTGGATCCGTGGGAGCTGCCCGAATACGGCGTCGGCGTGGTGACCGCCAACAGCGCCGGCGGCTTCGAGTTCGGCCACCAGGAGCTCGACAACCTGTGGCGCAAGGGCCCCGAGTACGTGAGCGCGTACCAGTCCTTCGCCTGGTTCTACGCGGTCAACACCGGCCAGATCTCCATCCGCCACGCTCTGCGCGGCCCCAGCGGAGTGCTGGTCGCCGACGAGGCAGGCGGTCTCGACGCCCTCGCCCAGGCCCGGCGGCTGCTGCGCCGCGACCTGAACGCCGTGGTCACCGGCGCCGTGGACGGCTCCCTGTGCCCGTGGGGCTGGATAGCCCAGACCGCAGCCGGACATCTGAGCACCGCCGAGGACCCGGCGCTCGCCTACCGCCCCTTCGACGAGGAGGCCGCTGGCTTCGTACCGGGAGAGGGCGGCGCGATCCTCGTCATGGAGGACGAGGCGGCGGCACGCATGCGCGGCGCCCCCCAGGTGCACGGCAGGCTCCTCGGATACGCCGCCACCTTCGACCCGAAGCCGGGCACCGCACCCGGGGACGACGCGTCGGCACTGTGCACAGCGATCGAACTCGCCCTGGCCGATGCCGATGCCGACGCCGGTGACATCGATGCCGTCTTCGCCGACGCGGCTGGCATCCCCGACTTCGACCGGGCGGAAGCCGCCGCGCTCGGCGCGGTCTTCGGCGCACGCGAGGTCCCGGTCGCGATCCCCAAGACACTGACCGGCCGCCTGTGCGCGGGAGCGGGACCACTCGACGTCGCCACCGCCCTGCTCGCCCTGCGCGACGGCGTCCTTCCCGCCGCGGCGTACACCCGGCCCTCGCCCCGGTACGGCCTGAACGTGGTCGTCGACCGGCCGCTCGCGCTCCGGATGCGCGCCGTGCTGGTCGTCGCCCGCGGCCTCGGCGGATTCAACTCCGCGATGGTCGTGGGCGGGGCCCACTGA
- a CDS encoding NDP-hexose 2,3-dehydratase family protein, which produces MALDLLSAGLRPCPDARFTESGSATEDRASVKAALNWLTARRDAHTFEVTRVPFDELKEWSFEPDTGNLGHRSGRFFTVEGYRVHSDYGKVPRWDQPIINQPEIGMLGFVVKEFDGILHCLMQAKMEPGNVNVVQLSPTVQATRSNQKRIHRGSRVRYLEYFTDPGLSEVLVDVLQSEQGSWFLGKRNRNIVVETTEDVPPHDDYRWMTIGEIQELLRLDNMVNMDARTVLSCVPFARPTGAPALGPDGGFRAALRRSMAPEEGSLHTMRAVLSWFTDTTARHELRTERIPLSRIEGWSRTADAISHREGRHFSIIGARVTAGSREVLNWTQPLLAPHGLGLAALLVRNIDGVLHVLLHARPEGGHLHGIELAPTVQCTPDNYRGLPDDHRPRFLGHVTDVAPERVRFDAVQSEEGGRFHHAECRYTVVEVDDDFPVEEPEGYRWLTMHQMTRLLRHSHYLNVQARSLVACLHSLW; this is translated from the coding sequence ATGGCACTTGACCTTTTGTCGGCCGGGCTCAGGCCCTGCCCGGACGCACGGTTCACCGAGTCGGGATCGGCCACCGAGGACCGCGCGTCCGTCAAGGCCGCACTGAACTGGCTGACCGCACGCCGGGACGCGCACACCTTCGAGGTGACCCGCGTTCCCTTCGACGAACTCAAGGAGTGGTCCTTCGAGCCGGACACGGGCAACCTGGGCCACCGCAGCGGCAGGTTCTTCACCGTCGAGGGCTACCGGGTACACAGCGACTACGGGAAGGTGCCGCGCTGGGACCAGCCCATCATCAACCAGCCCGAGATCGGCATGCTCGGTTTCGTCGTCAAGGAGTTCGACGGCATCCTGCACTGTCTGATGCAGGCCAAGATGGAGCCTGGCAACGTGAACGTCGTCCAGCTCTCGCCGACCGTGCAGGCCACGCGGAGCAACCAGAAGCGGATACACCGCGGTTCGCGCGTCCGGTATCTGGAGTACTTCACCGATCCCGGACTGTCCGAGGTGCTCGTCGACGTGCTCCAGTCCGAGCAGGGCTCCTGGTTCCTCGGCAAGCGCAACCGCAACATCGTGGTCGAGACGACCGAGGACGTGCCGCCGCACGACGACTACCGCTGGATGACGATCGGCGAGATCCAGGAACTCCTGCGGTTGGACAACATGGTGAACATGGATGCCAGGACGGTGCTGTCCTGCGTCCCGTTCGCCCGGCCGACCGGGGCGCCGGCCCTGGGCCCCGACGGCGGCTTCCGCGCGGCCCTGCGCCGTTCGATGGCACCCGAAGAGGGCTCCCTGCACACCATGCGGGCGGTACTGAGCTGGTTCACCGACACCACGGCCAGGCACGAACTGCGCACCGAACGCATCCCGTTGAGCCGGATCGAGGGCTGGAGCCGCACTGCGGACGCGATCAGCCACCGGGAGGGCAGGCACTTCTCGATCATCGGCGCCCGGGTGACCGCGGGCAGCCGCGAGGTGCTGAACTGGACGCAGCCGCTGCTGGCCCCGCACGGTCTCGGCCTGGCGGCTCTCCTCGTACGGAACATCGACGGAGTTCTCCACGTGCTGCTGCACGCCCGGCCCGAGGGCGGTCACCTGCACGGCATCGAGCTGGCACCCACCGTGCAATGCACCCCGGACAACTACCGAGGTCTGCCCGACGACCACCGGCCGCGCTTCCTCGGTCACGTGACCGACGTGGCCCCGGAGCGGGTGCGCTTCGACGCCGTGCAGTCCGAGGAAGGCGGCCGCTTCCATCACGCGGAGTGCCGCTACACGGTCGTCGAGGTCGATGATGACTTCCCCGTCGAAGAACCCGAGGGATACCGGTGGTTGACCATGCATCAGATGACACGGCTGCTTCGGCACAGTCACTATCTCAACGTCCAGGCGCGCAGCCTCGTCGCGTGTCTGCACAGCCTGTGGTGA
- a CDS encoding acetyl-CoA carboxylase biotin carboxyl carrier protein, whose product MSTPDSVATLDGLMNDGRPDTLPSVLEAAKASMIELLSQAPFPPSAVRVTVGPVTIEMDWPGTAPDAGTALEARVVPAPAQTMPTPGDGPVLDHIHAPTVGVFYRAPEPGAKPFVSEGDTVVPGQQVGLVEAMKLMIPVESDRQGTIEEFLQPNGALVEYGDPLCSFVPADGR is encoded by the coding sequence ATGTCCACGCCCGACAGCGTTGCCACCCTCGACGGCCTGATGAACGACGGACGCCCGGACACGCTTCCGTCCGTCCTGGAGGCCGCCAAGGCCAGCATGATCGAGCTGTTGTCCCAGGCTCCGTTCCCGCCGTCCGCGGTCCGTGTCACCGTCGGCCCGGTCACGATCGAGATGGACTGGCCGGGTACCGCCCCCGATGCGGGCACGGCGCTCGAAGCACGTGTCGTCCCCGCGCCCGCACAAACCATGCCGACGCCCGGCGACGGGCCCGTCCTCGACCACATCCACGCTCCCACGGTCGGGGTTTTCTACCGGGCGCCGGAGCCGGGTGCCAAGCCGTTCGTGAGCGAGGGGGACACGGTGGTGCCCGGCCAACAGGTGGGCCTTGTCGAGGCGATGAAGCTGATGATCCCCGTGGAGTCGGACCGGCAGGGCACCATCGAGGAGTTCCTGCAGCCCAACGGCGCACTGGTCGAGTACGGCGATCCGTTGTGCTCCTTCGTCCCGGCCGACGGGCGGTGA